In Myxococcus stipitatus, the following are encoded in one genomic region:
- a CDS encoding pitrilysin family protein, which translates to MAIRYALPNGLTVVFEEQHAAKVAAFQVWVKVGSADERPDQAGLAHLHEHMLFKGTERRGPGEIARDVEAHGGEINAWTSYDQTVYHIVIASQFAKMGLDILGDAVRRSAFDAEELSREIEVVCEEIKRSQDTPSRRASRDLFSTAYERHPYRLPVIGTAESVRSFTREKVLEFYHRYYTPKNLVLSVSGDLDEKELRAWVEEIFGGDWGRPFEGLAKRVDEPAFTGRRILLRPDDVKEAWLHVAFPVPEAGHPDVPALDVLALMVGQGDASRLAREVKRRHNLVNDIHAFAYTPQNPGLFSVAMTLQPANCERALEETARGLATLRATPVTADELSTAKSLLESEAVYQRETVQGVARKMGYYQSGMGSLDEEARYYEAIRALTPEQVRDVARKYFRLDHAIVTALLPEGASLTEAQVNAVLDKVEREPAAPPPERKAGKVSAGEPSLRLGAKGKGPSDIIREKLPSGATVLVRVEPAVPLFAVRAAFMGGLRYETAADNGITTLLSRSLTRGTPTRDAEEISQLVDIYAGSMGGMAGRNSMNLRGEFLSRHFEPAFRLFADSVLHPSFPEAEVARERTLMLQDILTREDKPSSLAFDLFNRTLYRTHPYRMPSLGEKESVEALGPEALRAYHSRYMDPSQMVLTVVGDVKVDEVLALAREYFGAPRGKAAPAPSIATEARLESSRVEKRALAKAQTHLVMGFRGLTINDPKRHALEALTGVLSGQGGRLFVELRDKRSMAYSVSSFAVEGVEPGAFAAYMGTSPEKVDAALDGIRAELKRVREERIPEAELERSKQNLIGTHEIGLQRNGARAGMMAMDTLYGLNMDNFLHYAEHIAAVTSDQVLEVAREVIDFDRSVLAIVGP; encoded by the coding sequence ATGGCCATCCGCTACGCGCTGCCCAACGGGCTCACCGTCGTCTTCGAGGAACAGCACGCCGCCAAGGTCGCGGCCTTCCAGGTCTGGGTCAAGGTCGGCAGCGCCGACGAGCGCCCGGACCAGGCGGGTCTGGCCCACCTGCACGAGCACATGCTCTTCAAGGGCACCGAGCGCCGGGGCCCCGGCGAAATCGCCCGGGACGTGGAGGCCCATGGTGGAGAAATCAACGCCTGGACCTCGTACGACCAGACCGTCTACCACATCGTCATCGCCAGCCAGTTCGCCAAGATGGGCCTGGACATCCTGGGCGACGCCGTGCGCCGCTCCGCGTTCGACGCGGAGGAGCTGTCGCGCGAAATCGAGGTGGTGTGCGAGGAGATCAAACGCAGCCAGGACACCCCCTCGCGCCGCGCGTCGAGGGACTTGTTCTCCACCGCCTATGAGCGCCACCCCTACCGCCTGCCCGTCATCGGCACCGCGGAGAGCGTGCGCAGCTTCACCCGCGAGAAGGTGCTGGAGTTCTACCACCGCTACTACACGCCCAAGAACCTGGTGCTCTCCGTCTCCGGCGACCTGGACGAGAAGGAGCTGCGCGCGTGGGTGGAGGAGATTTTCGGCGGGGATTGGGGCCGGCCCTTCGAGGGACTCGCCAAGCGCGTGGACGAGCCCGCCTTCACCGGCCGCCGCATCCTCCTGCGCCCCGATGACGTGAAGGAGGCCTGGCTGCACGTGGCCTTCCCCGTCCCCGAGGCCGGACACCCGGACGTGCCCGCGCTGGACGTGCTCGCGCTGATGGTGGGCCAGGGCGATGCCTCCCGGCTGGCGCGCGAGGTGAAGCGCCGGCACAACCTGGTCAATGACATCCACGCGTTCGCGTACACGCCCCAGAACCCGGGCCTGTTCTCCGTCGCGATGACGCTCCAGCCGGCGAACTGCGAGCGGGCGCTGGAGGAGACGGCGCGGGGCCTGGCCACGCTGCGCGCGACGCCGGTGACGGCGGACGAGCTGTCCACGGCCAAGTCCCTGCTGGAGTCGGAGGCCGTCTACCAGCGCGAGACGGTGCAAGGTGTCGCGCGGAAGATGGGCTACTACCAGTCCGGAATGGGCAGCCTGGACGAGGAGGCCCGCTACTACGAGGCCATCCGCGCCCTGACGCCCGAGCAGGTGCGCGACGTGGCGCGGAAGTACTTCCGGCTGGACCACGCCATCGTCACCGCGCTCCTGCCCGAAGGGGCGAGCCTCACGGAGGCGCAGGTCAACGCGGTCCTCGACAAGGTGGAGCGCGAGCCCGCCGCCCCGCCGCCGGAGCGCAAGGCGGGCAAGGTGTCCGCGGGCGAGCCGTCGCTGCGGCTGGGCGCCAAGGGCAAGGGCCCCAGCGACATCATCCGGGAGAAGCTGCCCTCGGGCGCGACGGTGCTGGTGCGCGTGGAGCCCGCGGTGCCGCTGTTCGCGGTGCGCGCGGCCTTCATGGGCGGCCTGCGCTACGAGACGGCCGCGGACAACGGCATCACCACCCTGCTCTCCCGCAGCCTCACCCGGGGCACCCCGACGCGTGACGCGGAGGAGATTTCGCAGCTGGTGGACATCTACGCCGGCAGCATGGGCGGCATGGCCGGGCGCAACTCGATGAACCTGCGCGGCGAGTTCCTCTCGCGGCACTTCGAGCCCGCCTTCCGCCTCTTCGCGGACAGCGTGCTGCACCCGTCCTTCCCCGAGGCGGAGGTGGCCCGCGAGCGGACGCTGATGCTCCAGGACATCCTCACGCGCGAGGACAAGCCCTCCAGCCTGGCGTTCGACCTGTTCAACCGGACGCTGTACCGGACGCACCCGTACCGGATGCCCTCGCTGGGCGAGAAGGAGTCCGTGGAGGCCCTGGGGCCCGAGGCGCTGCGCGCATACCACTCACGCTACATGGACCCGTCGCAGATGGTGCTCACCGTCGTGGGCGACGTGAAGGTGGACGAAGTGCTCGCGCTGGCGCGGGAGTACTTCGGCGCGCCGCGAGGCAAGGCCGCGCCCGCGCCGTCCATCGCCACGGAGGCGCGGCTGGAGTCCTCGCGCGTGGAGAAGCGCGCGCTGGCCAAGGCGCAGACCCACCTGGTCATGGGCTTCCGGGGCCTCACCATCAACGACCCGAAGCGCCACGCGCTGGAGGCGTTGACGGGCGTGCTGTCCGGCCAGGGCGGGCGGCTCTTCGTGGAGCTGCGCGACAAGCGCTCCATGGCCTACAGCGTGAGCAGCTTCGCGGTGGAGGGCGTGGAGCCGGGCGCCTTCGCCGCGTACATGGGCACCAGCCCCGAGAAGGTGGACGCGGCGCTGGACGGCATCCGCGCGGAGTTGAAGCGCGTGCGCGAGGAGCGGATTCCCGAGGCGGAGCTGGAGCGCTCCAAGCAGAACCTCATCGGCACGCATGAAATCGGGCTCCAGCGCAACGGCGCCCGCGCGGGGATGATGGCCATGGACACCCTCTACGGGCTGAACATGGACAACTTCCTCCACTACGCGGAGCACATCGCGGCGGTGACGTCGGACCAGGTCCTCGAGGTGGCGCGAGAGGTCATCGACTTCGACCGGAGCGTGCTCGCCATCGTCGGGCCCTGA
- a CDS encoding LysR family transcriptional regulator — MDFPDLPFLRTFVAVYEARGVTEAALRLHRTQPTVSYQLRRLEETLGAPLFERRSARLVPTPLADRLFRFLGGFARDVQAVLQGAEEDRPLEVASVSGFGRYVLFPLLAEVESLHRALTLRYPPADEVFRQVLEGKVDVGFSFRGTVHPRLTLTPVYEEKLVLVAGATWARRLRAQKDFRDVPLVTYDEGDYVVGRWLGHHFGRRHPHWYSTAHFEDLEEVLEWVARDRGTAVVPDFCIPKGRGLRVVSWGKPALVNMVHAVQRDHAPVRPVVTELFTRLRRSARRSPR, encoded by the coding sequence ATGGACTTCCCGGACCTCCCCTTCCTGCGCACCTTCGTGGCGGTCTACGAGGCTCGAGGTGTCACGGAGGCCGCGTTGCGGCTGCACCGCACCCAGCCCACGGTGAGCTACCAGCTGCGGCGCCTGGAGGAGACGCTGGGCGCGCCGCTGTTCGAGCGCCGCTCGGCGCGGCTCGTGCCCACGCCGCTGGCGGACCGGCTCTTTCGCTTCCTCGGAGGTTTCGCCCGGGACGTGCAGGCCGTCCTGCAGGGAGCCGAGGAGGACCGGCCGCTGGAGGTGGCCTCGGTCTCCGGCTTCGGCCGCTACGTGCTCTTCCCCCTGCTCGCGGAGGTGGAGTCGCTGCACCGCGCGCTGACCTTGCGCTACCCGCCCGCGGACGAGGTCTTCCGCCAGGTGCTGGAAGGGAAGGTGGACGTGGGCTTCTCGTTCCGAGGCACCGTGCATCCGCGCCTGACGTTGACGCCGGTGTACGAGGAGAAGCTGGTGCTGGTCGCGGGAGCCACCTGGGCCCGGCGCTTGCGAGCCCAGAAGGACTTCCGCGACGTGCCGCTGGTGACGTACGACGAGGGCGACTACGTGGTGGGCCGGTGGCTGGGGCACCACTTCGGCCGTCGCCATCCGCACTGGTACAGCACCGCCCACTTCGAGGATCTGGAGGAGGTGCTGGAGTGGGTGGCGCGAGACAGGGGCACCGCCGTGGTGCCTGACTTCTGCATTCCGAAGGGGCGCGGCCTGCGCGTGGTGAGCTGGGGCAAGCCGGCCCTGGTGAACATGGTGCATGCCGTGCAGCGGGACCACGCGCCCGTGCGCCCGGTCGTCACGGAATTGTTCACCCGGCTGCGGAGGTCAGCGCGACGGTCGCCGCGCTGA
- a CDS encoding nuclear transport factor 2 family protein — MPKTLPLVTLALLSACAHSLPSPAPSSRLHASPEEAVRAYFRASDEGSHRLLRSAFHPDVLMHWVDGGDGALRTLTQLEWWQRLDAAAKAPAPASERHLTTLDREGSFALMEAVSRWPSHAFVDLMLAVDTPAGWRIVGKVFHRLAPGEELPHFPSAEQEVRAVLEGKIRAHVLYSPALLLQTHTPDCRYYRAHVEGVPFAWESLSMAASRYAAHEDAGVQDSDSPWNILKVEVRGSVAAAKLEVTVKGVRYIDHLLLVRVGGQWRISSASWGDPRPAP, encoded by the coding sequence ATGCCGAAGACACTCCCGTTGGTGACGCTCGCGCTGCTCTCGGCGTGTGCGCACTCCCTGCCATCGCCAGCGCCTTCCTCTCGGCTCCACGCGAGCCCCGAAGAGGCCGTGCGGGCCTACTTCCGCGCCTCGGATGAAGGCTCCCACCGGCTGCTGCGCTCCGCGTTCCATCCGGACGTGCTCATGCATTGGGTGGACGGCGGCGACGGGGCCTTGCGCACGCTGACCCAGTTGGAGTGGTGGCAGCGCCTGGACGCCGCGGCGAAGGCACCGGCTCCCGCGAGCGAACGGCACCTGACGACGCTGGACCGCGAGGGCTCCTTCGCGTTGATGGAAGCCGTCTCCCGCTGGCCGAGCCACGCCTTCGTGGACCTGATGCTCGCGGTGGACACCCCCGCGGGCTGGCGCATCGTGGGCAAGGTGTTCCATCGACTGGCGCCGGGCGAGGAGCTGCCCCACTTCCCCTCGGCGGAGCAGGAGGTCCGCGCCGTGCTCGAGGGGAAGATTCGAGCCCATGTCCTCTACAGCCCGGCGCTGCTGCTCCAGACGCACACGCCGGACTGCCGCTACTACCGCGCGCACGTGGAGGGAGTGCCCTTCGCCTGGGAATCCCTGTCGATGGCCGCGTCACGCTACGCGGCGCACGAGGACGCCGGCGTCCAGGACTCCGACAGCCCGTGGAACATCCTGAAGGTGGAGGTCCGAGGGAGCGTGGCCGCCGCGAAGCTCGAGGTCACCGTCAAGGGTGTCCGCTACATCGACCACCTGCTGCTGGTGCGCGTCGGCGGGCAGTGGAGAATCTCCTCCGCCTCCTGGGGCGACCCACGCCCGGCGCCCTAG
- a CDS encoding 50S ribosomal protein L11 methyltransferase, which produces MSQTYLSLTVELPEEASEAVQDLLHEAGALGLEVRDRETPTMPGVRAPNAGESIVIGYFEDRETAEAARDEVAESFPNARLGLDEQPQQDWSNEWKSLIKSVHVGRLWVGPPWDVGNAPEGAVRLVIEPKMAFGTGDHPTTSLCLAAVDAFMADHPGASVLDVGTGTGVLAIAAKKLGAGHVVATDNDPTSVELAQENLTDNGTPDIDVSGKELTAVEGTFDLVLANILANTLIELAPLIAPKAKDRLVLAGVLAHQRADVEAAYRNLGFTVLPGATQGEWVRIDLKR; this is translated from the coding sequence ATGTCACAGACCTATTTGTCACTCACCGTGGAGTTGCCCGAGGAAGCGTCCGAGGCCGTACAGGACCTCCTCCACGAGGCCGGTGCGCTCGGTCTCGAGGTGCGCGACCGGGAAACCCCCACCATGCCGGGCGTGCGCGCGCCGAACGCGGGTGAGTCCATCGTCATCGGCTACTTCGAGGACCGCGAGACGGCGGAGGCCGCCCGCGACGAGGTGGCCGAGTCCTTCCCCAACGCCCGCCTGGGCCTGGACGAGCAGCCCCAGCAGGACTGGAGCAACGAGTGGAAGTCGCTCATCAAGTCGGTGCATGTGGGCCGGCTGTGGGTGGGGCCGCCCTGGGATGTGGGCAACGCGCCCGAGGGCGCCGTCCGGCTGGTGATTGAGCCGAAGATGGCGTTCGGCACGGGCGACCACCCGACGACGTCGCTGTGCCTGGCGGCCGTGGACGCGTTCATGGCGGACCACCCCGGCGCGAGCGTCCTGGACGTGGGCACCGGCACGGGCGTGCTGGCCATCGCGGCGAAGAAGCTGGGCGCGGGCCACGTCGTCGCCACGGACAACGACCCGACCTCGGTGGAGCTGGCGCAGGAGAACCTGACGGACAACGGCACGCCGGACATCGACGTGTCCGGCAAGGAGCTGACGGCAGTGGAGGGCACCTTCGACCTGGTGCTCGCCAACATCCTGGCCAACACGCTCATCGAGCTGGCGCCGCTCATCGCCCCCAAGGCGAAGGACCGGCTGGTGCTCGCGGGGGTGCTGGCCCACCAGCGCGCGGATGTGGAAGCCGCCTACCGCAACCTCGGCTTCACGGTGCTGCCCGGCGCCACCCAGGGTGAGTGGGTGCGCATCGATTTGAAGCGCTGA
- a CDS encoding metal-dependent hydrolase: MDNLAHSLVGAWMAEAGLKRYTPLATATLVIGANLPDVDGFVTFAGSDASLYWRRGWTHGVLALALWPFVLTGLMLLWDRHVRRRRAPSLAPARAGPLLALSALAILSHPALDWLNTHGVRLLMPFDGTWFYADTLFIVDPWVWLLAGAAVVMADARTRKSVAGWCVLGIATTALVTVPSFVPWPAKVLWGGGLAAVVWLRWRGTRVLSTQRVATVCGVGLMLYLGAILLGSQVAAPRAKSWLLAQGYPVERVIAGPVPANPFVRDLIAVGPDRYHFVRADFLRGGEAHLQWSDASLPREPNPGPVIQAALAAPHLRGLANWLRLPTYQVTQTEAGWRVVINDVRYSRSFSGGLGHAVVELDKSLRLMRPSAEAHPER; encoded by the coding sequence ATGGACAATCTGGCCCACTCGCTCGTTGGCGCCTGGATGGCGGAGGCGGGGCTGAAGCGGTACACGCCGCTGGCCACCGCGACGCTGGTCATCGGCGCCAATCTTCCGGACGTGGATGGATTCGTCACGTTCGCGGGCTCGGACGCTTCGTTGTACTGGCGCCGGGGCTGGACTCACGGCGTGCTCGCGCTGGCCCTGTGGCCCTTCGTGCTCACGGGGTTGATGCTGCTGTGGGACCGCCATGTCCGCAGGCGCAGGGCCCCGTCCTTGGCCCCCGCGCGAGCAGGCCCGTTGCTCGCGCTGTCCGCGCTGGCCATCCTGAGTCATCCCGCGCTCGACTGGCTCAATACTCATGGAGTGCGGTTGCTCATGCCATTCGATGGCACATGGTTCTACGCAGACACACTCTTCATCGTGGACCCGTGGGTGTGGCTGCTCGCGGGCGCCGCCGTGGTGATGGCGGATGCGCGCACGCGCAAGTCCGTGGCGGGGTGGTGTGTGCTGGGCATCGCGACCACCGCGCTCGTCACCGTTCCTTCCTTCGTCCCCTGGCCCGCGAAGGTGTTGTGGGGCGGGGGCCTCGCGGCGGTGGTCTGGCTGCGCTGGCGAGGGACTCGGGTGTTGTCCACGCAGCGCGTGGCCACGGTGTGTGGCGTGGGGCTCATGCTCTACCTGGGCGCCATCCTGCTGGGCTCACAGGTGGCCGCGCCGCGCGCGAAGTCGTGGCTCCTGGCGCAGGGGTATCCGGTGGAGCGGGTCATCGCCGGGCCCGTGCCCGCGAATCCCTTCGTGCGAGACCTCATCGCCGTGGGCCCGGACCGCTATCACTTCGTGCGCGCGGACTTCCTGCGCGGCGGCGAGGCGCATCTCCAGTGGAGCGACGCCAGCCTCCCTCGCGAGCCGAATCCCGGCCCCGTCATCCAGGCGGCGCTCGCGGCCCCACATCTTCGAGGGCTCGCCAACTGGCTGCGCCTGCCTACGTACCAGGTGACGCAGACCGAGGCGGGGTGGCGTGTCGTCATCAACGACGTGCGCTACTCCCGGTCGTTCAGCGGAGGGTTGGGCCACGCCGTGGTGGAGCTGGACAAGTCGCTCCGCCTGATGCGGCCTTCCGCCGAGGCCCACCCCGAGCGGTGA